The sequence GGTGGTGGTAGTGGGGCGCTCAATGTACTCGCGCGCTCCCGCGCGCATTGCGCCCACGATCACCTGCGGTTGCGACATGCTGCCAATCGCGAAAATGGCCGCGCTGGAAACTTCTGCCTTTAGCATCTCGATGGCTCGTATCGCCGGCGTGGGGTTCTCCGACGGGATATCAACCAGCAGTACGTCAGTCGCCAGGCTCTGAATGCGGCGCACCAATGGGTCCGTGGCCGCCACCGGCAGACTGGCGGCGCTGTGCACTGTGCGAGCTACGTTGGTCCCATCCACAAGCATTTGCAGCACCGAGCGCTGCTCCTCGTCCGTCGCCAAAATCACTACTGCCAGTTCTGCCATTGCTCCGCTACCTTCCCTGGGTGTTTAGGTGTCACTTGCCTCCGGTTGAATTCTGACCGCCGTCGAACTTCTCTTTGTCGAGGTACGGTTTCGGATGTTTGGGCAAAGGGGGCGCGCTTATCGAAGGCGAAATCCTGCGGGCCGTAACCAGGACCATCAGCTCCGAGTGGTTCTTCTGGTTGCTTTTGCTCTTGAACAGGTTGCCGATGATCGGAAGGTTCCCCAGCCCGGGAATTTTTTCATTGATGTTGGTCACCCGATTGTCCATCAACCCGGCGATCACAAAGGTCTGGCCATCCTGCATCTCGAGTTCGGTTTCTGCTTTCCGCGTGCTCAAGGCCGGAATCACAAAACCCGAGATCGTAAGCGCATTGGAGAAATCCAACTGGCTTACTTCCGGCGCCACCTTCAGGTGAATGTTGCCATTGGGCATGATGACGGGAGTGAATTTCAGGACCACGCCGAACTGTCTGAACTGTATGCTCACCGCGGTGAAACCCGCGCCAGGCTGTACCACGGGGAAGGGAAATTCTCCGCCCGCCAGAAAGCTGGCCTCCTTACCGTTCACCGCGATCAGGTTCGGTTCCGCCAGGATCTGCAGAAGGTTCTTCTGCTCCAGGGCACGCAATGTCGCGCCCAGGTGGAGATCGGGCCGGAAGAGAAACAGGTTCAAGGGGTCAAGATTGGGAAAGGTCGTAGTACCCGGAAGTCCGGGGGCGTGGGGCGTCACGTCTTTCAAATTAAATGTATTCGTGGAGCCAAATTGCTGGGTTTGTAGCATC comes from Terriglobales bacterium and encodes:
- a CDS encoding type II and III secretion system protein family protein, with translation MRFFKATLSVCGLTVLATTLLLAQATNATNPTATPPATQQGAPATSGQQASPEQTLPTGSGQQSTTVPGPSASNAQSPEQGPAPLRVMVGKSLLINTTERLKRVSVTDPNVADAIVVTPTQILVHGRAPGEISLLIWDEAERSRSFDLRVDVDVTACAEEIHRIFPDEQINVTPSRAAVVLSGHVSTEDVAKRAGLIADAYSKTVVNVLTFGPVGAQEILLEVKFAEVDRSWLTQYGLNIFSTGAGNSIGMLQTQQFGSTNTFNLKDVTPHAPGLPGTTTFPNLDPLNLFLFRPDLHLGATLRALEQKNLLQILAEPNLIAVNGKEASFLAGGEFPFPVVQPGAGFTAVSIQFRQFGVVLKFTPVIMPNGNIHLKVAPEVSQLDFSNALTISGFVIPALSTRKAETELEMQDGQTFVIAGLMDNRVTNINEKIPGLGNLPIIGNLFKSKSNQKNHSELMVLVTARRISPSISAPPLPKHPKPYLDKEKFDGGQNSTGGK